gctcaggcgagCAGGGGCTTGGCGAGCACAGTCACCCTCAGGTGTGGTGCGTCTTTTCACCTCCTCCATCCCAGCCACTCGGTTTCCTGGGTGGCAGCAGGTGTGCCCGTCTCAGGTatgccatgtgtctcttctggggagctgatccctggctgcgaccctccctgAGAATGTCAACCAcccagaatcccaagaagcctTGGTAGGCAAATGGGAGCCTGCTTGCGGTTTTGTAGAGGATGCccctctggggctgagattgcccctttctggctctggctgcccccacctgcctccctgtcTCCAGCTAGTGCACAGCAGCTAGCTCTCTggtgctcagtcctttgttctgtgagtgggccaggaagtgccttaggttagggcttttcccaggatagttctctctctctctttttactttctgtctggctatcccacagttggggtcagattgccctcagggcattcaggccaggtGCCTACAATGCAGCCCTTACCTCCCTGTTCAGCGCCCTGCTTGCTGGTGGCAAATGTGAGTGTCTGGAGTACTTCTCTGCTGGAAGTTGCTGTTAGGCACGTAACtggtgggttttatttttttatttagcattcctccctgttatgttgccctctgagattccaaaactccccactgatctgccagtgagagtgtttcctcgtgtttggaaacttctcctcttttcagaTTCCCTTCCTGGGTCAGATCTCTGTCCCTACGTCTTTTGTctccctttttatcttttatattttttcttacctccttttgaagacagtgggctgcctttctgggtgcccgatgtcctctgccagcattcagaagttgttttgtggagtttgctcaggctcAAATGTTCTTACCATGAAGCTGTGGGGAGAAAGAGATCTTTCCTTCCTATTGCCTCCTCCGTCTTACGACCGCCCCTGAGACTTGAACTCTCAATTCTACCTCCATAGCAAGCTCACTTTCCATTCTGCTTCAGTCCCAGGTTGCTAATGGAATGGGACTGAATGTTTATacgtctgtttgtttgttttaaaatctttcctcTCGCAATGATCCCTGCTACCACTCCAATATTGTCCCATGGACATTTCTTTATCTGAATAAAATGTCCTACTAATTTAGGAAGTATTCGAGCCATAATATAACTTCTACTGAAAGTATTTGTCTTCTTATAGTTGTTATTCTACACCCACAACATTTCAAAATTTCAATTCTTAATGTTTAAACCCTAATTTGAGCATGAGGAAACACTAACCTAAATCTTGCCAGGACTGTTTAAGAAAGATGAGGTTATAAAGTTAAACTGTTTAACAGTCcctggccacccattccagtattattatcTGGGACATCCACGgacaggagcctgacaggctatagtccatggggttgcaggagctggacacgactgaacaactgagcaccaTACTTTCCATGGctatactatatatttttattggtcACAGAGCCAACAAGAACTCTAACACCAACCAATGTACATAacgaaaggtccatctagacctGAAAATTAAAGTACAGGGCTTAATGTCTATTTTGCTTTCCATCTATGCTTACAGACGAGCTGGACGTATAGCTTTGTAGCTACTCATAGAGCTTTCTTCCTAAGAGTATTCTTATTAAAGCTGAAcaatgaatgaatacatttggAATATATGAATACCTGTGGGTagcttagaaataaaaaaatcaggTTAAGAGTAGGGAAACCAGAGTGCGTAAAGCAACTCAACCCatataaacatgtattttttttttacatttctacaTATTAATTAGGAGAATCTCTTGCTGAATTTAAGAATGCATTTGCTTTCTTCATTATCTCCTTTAAAATGATGGCAGTATGAATGTCAGGGCAGGAGGAGCCTAAGGCAAAATGATGGCATTCCTCTAGGAATGTACACCTTCTGGAGGCTGCAAAATCAAATGGAGAATGGGGGTCAAGTCTGCTTGGGGGGAGGTGACTGATGTCTAAGCTGCCTTAGGCCCTTTGAAGGAGGGAAATTACCTTTATTAAGGCTGCTATGTGCCATGTCTTGTGATGAGTAGTACATGATGTTATGTAGTCCAGTGAGGTGTAAGTAGCATCATTTCTGTTAAGTCTGAGCAAAGTGAAGCTCAAACAGTTTTAGGCAACTTATCCAATTAAGAGGCAGAATAGGAGCCTTCTAGTTCTCTCACCCAGCACCACAAGTGGTTCAGTCCCTTGAAAGGACATGGTGATGTACTCTCTATGTCTCAGAACAGACAAGAGGAtgggcattttaaaatatttggttacattctcctgttgattttTCTACAACTTGGCTCCTCTGTTGACTTCTTTAGCTGGTTATTTAAGCAGGTTATTTAAGGAAATATTAAGGAGGTTTATTGAGCAAATACCAGGGAAACATGCTTAGCTGGGCATGAGAAACTCTGAACTCCATTTTTCATTGCTGAtcattctttctttgaaaagCCCTTCATCTGCATTCCTTTGACAGGGGCTGTTGGTAGTTAACATTCATCTTTGGGTTAGCTGAGTAAGGTGTTACACAAAAATGGCCAACTGTAATCGAAGCATGTAGTCTGCATTTAATGACTACTTCCCAAGACCCTGAGGGCAGGAAGTCATCCTTGGAGCTGACTGAGGTGTGTGGCCTCCCAGAGGAGAGGTCCAGAGGCTGACTGAAAAGCAGGATCAGGCAGGATGTCTCATGAAAGGCGATTCTTTTGATGGGAGAAAATTGGGCATGACTGGTGTTCAGAAAGCCAAACAGGTCATTGAACCGAGGAATTAAAATTACTACAAAAGTAAATGATAACCAAATGCTGCTTGATTTGAATCTTAAATATTTTGGCTTTTAAAAGGAGATCTGATACCGGAATCCACTGATAATACTTACCATTAGGAAACCTGTATAACTACAGCTTAAGTGCCTCATGACACAGGGCAAAGGGAATAGAGAGCACTGTCTGGGGAGTACTGTCACAGGGAGAATCACCCCCCTGAGTCGGATCACGCCTCTAGGTTTGCAGAATATGGGGAAGAAGAACATGTTAACACCACAAGGATGCAATTAGCCTGTTTCAGAGTGTGGGGAATTCTATATAACAAATGGTTCAGTTTCTCTCTTTGAGCCTCTGCCATGAACATGCTGCTGAATGTAAGTGGTGGAAATAGGCTAAATAAGCTAAACTACTACTACTGAAAATCTCTCTTCTACATTTGATTCAGACAAGAAGACAGTTAATAAGAGTTCTGTCAAAAACTCGGCCTTTTGGTGTCGCTCCAGGACTCGCGAGGACACCCAACACCCACCACTACCACCCAGAAAGCAAAAACAGATCTTTGGAGCTCCTCTTGAGGACATATGTGATAATGACACCCTGCCCACCCCAATTCTGGTAGGTCTTCTTTTGGTTTCTGTAACCTTCCTGAGGAGGGGAGTTCTCAGAGATCAAGTGTTCTCTTCCCAATCTACTCCACATGAAGAAGTCTGGCTTTGTCCGATAAGTTTCACAAtgttatttcaaagaaaaagatcTGATTTAGGTACTGCAGAGTCAGAAggcaaatacaaaatgaaaagttactcTCATCCATTCCACCGATTTCAACAAAGACCCATCTATACCAGCTCAGACCAGTTAACATGGGACTCTTGAAGTAAAGGCAGTTAGAGAAGGCGATGGCTGAGAAAAGGAATGAGACCTGGCACTttacagatcacctttaatgaggcgagactggggcagcagtcagattagggAGCTGCTGCCCTTACCCATGAAGAGGAATTCTATTAGGCATGGATGTGGAAAGCTACTGTCTTAAGGGAGCCCGTTCTTCCGCAAGGTTGTTcagagtagttatctcttaaacagctggggcaaggaattttgGAGATCAGCCAGAGGCTGGGACCTGGGTGGGAGCCTGGGCGTAATCAACCcaatgtccatttttttctttgggtGAGAGAGCTCTtggttttgcatagaatggtggggaggacctgggGGGTAGTTTTCGCTCCAGGCTATGTTAAGCCCTGTAACTTTCCTCAGACTCTGTGTGTAAGAAGCTCTGAGAGTCCACCTCAtcctcacactgtctcctggTCTCCTCCCTTGAAGTCCACACTAGTCTCAAGTCTCTGTCAGCTGAGTCTGCTCGCCCTATGACTCAAAATGTCTCACACGGATTTGATATGTAACTCAAGTGTTTAAGCATAAAGTAGGCATCCTCTGGCAAAGATGAATTCCTTTGATCCTGCCAGAATGTGTCAAAAGAGAGTCACAGAGTTTGGACTGTGCTATATCAAGCTAGTGTATTGACGTGTAAGCATGAACTCTTGTTCACTGTCCACTCTCTCTCCAAGCACTACACTAGATGCAGGGAATTGTATGCTATATATGGAGAAATTTATCATAGCAGTTATGTGCTAGCTACTACCCCAGACCTTGCGCTTTCACAGAAAATTTAGGCGGTAGCCATGACTATCACCACCCCCACttcataaatgaaaaacaaaagagccTCACCCAAGAATGTGctatgcccaaagtcacacagtggaTGAGGAGCATAACAGATTCCACAATCCTTGAAACACCTGGCTCCAATATCTGTTATCTCTCTAACTTTGCAGACAGCAGAGGACCTGAAAATACAGGAAAAGGAACTAGAAAGGCTGATGAGAAAGGAATGAGatcagaggaggaggagcctgATTAAGCCTGAGGTTGAAGGGAGGGAATACAGGAAACAGGAATGAATGGGGTGGACAGTCCCTGGAAGGGGAATAAACAAATGGCGCATGAATATGGCAAAAAGATTTCCACACTCAGGGAAGAGCATCTATAATAgcgaataatgagaaagcagccgtgaaggaggagagggtgacTCCTCAAAGGCCTCAAAGCAGAGACAGTTAATACGGTAAATTcactgaaacagaaaatctgactaCACAAGTGTTTAAAATGTTTCAGTGTATGACTCAAATCGATTGTTGGGTAGGAAATATATTTACAGACACTGAAGTAAAAATTTCAAATTGACTTCGGTGCTGTTCTAGAACTCTACCCTCATATACCACATCTCTGTCAAAACAGGAGCAAACTTGTGCTCTGGGCTTCTAGATAGGAAATGTCCcacagttttcttctctttccttccctataGGAGATGCTTTCCTTTATCAATCAAAAAGGGCCGTTCACAGAAGGCATCTTCAGAAAATCAGCCAGTATAAAATCCTGCATAGCCCTAAAGGAGAAACTAAACGCTGGACACAACGTGAACTTGGATGATGAATCCGTTCTCGTAGTATCGTCTGTCTTAAAGGTAAGGAAAGTTTGAGCATCGTCCACACACAGAGTCAGTCTAAAGCTGTATGACTGGTCCTTCACTATGAATGCCCAAGAAGCATAATAGGCATAAGAGAGGAAGGATCTGAAACGTGGAAAACACTTCACAAAGTCAAAATTGAAGGAAGGTACCTCAAATGTTATGAGCCCCATACAttagatattttcctttttcattggaCATCTCGGTCCTGAACACTCCATGCAGAAGAATAATGATACATTTCAAAATACCTACTTACCACGTTGAGCGTTTACCAAAACAAGCTTCCTGCTTTGGATGACTTCCTCATCACCTTCCTAATGAAGGcaacatttccaaaataaaattcatattaagCTTTTGGAAACAGTTAACGGaagtagcttcccaggtggctcagagtgtgaagaatctgcctgcaatgcaagaaacctgggttcgatccctgggttggaaggatcccctggaacagggacTGGCATACGACTCCAGtcgtatggacagaggagtctggcaggttatagtTTATGAGGGTGCCCAGAACTCGACATGGCTGTGGCAAGTTAGCATGGATGCAAGACAGATGTTTACTCACTATGGTAAACtcgtgtgtgtctttgtgtgtgtgcgtgtgtgttattCACCtagtcgcatccgactctctgtgatcccattgactgtagcccagcagactcctctgtccatgcaacactccaggcaagaatcctagagtgggttgccatgctcgactccaggggatcttcctgccagggatcgaacctgcctctcttgcatctcctgcattggcaggcaggttctttaccaccagccccacctgggaagcccatttgtctTACAATGAATCAAAAAATGCTTAGTGAGGCCCCAAAAATCTCTGATCACTACATCATCCTACCTTCCCCTGTCTCTCAATgccttttactttaaaattagtGTAGGGATGACTCCACCATTTGTTCcccctttttcctcttttattctcCCTTCGCATCTTTAACAACCTTTGTTAATATCAGTAAGTTTAACCCACCACCCAAGGTTATATTTACATGGTAACCAGTTTTACTATATGCCCCatctaaaaatcttatttttagagTGAGTCCAACAGTCAAAATTAGTTTGGAATTTGGAAAAGTTCCATACATTTATACAAAAATAGACTGAGTTTGAAATGATACAGCTAAATCACAAGCATGTAGTAAATTTCTACCAGGGCGAtaacagaacagaaacaaaaaaattaatcaatCCATCTTGGAACTTGTTAGCAGCTATGAACAAAAATATATTGATGTAGTAATAACTATAGACAGGTTATTAAAATTATCTTAGAAACTAAAGAACATGTGGTGTTTCCTTGTCCCCTGTTAATGTTCGATTGTATGATAATAGCAACAGTGCAGATATGACTTAGAGGTGAGCCCTAGTATACTTGCACCATCATAATACACACTAGGTATGCAAATAGCAAGTAGAGTGCTACCCTCTATAAGGTGCACACTTGGAACTGATTTGATTTGTGAGTAAGTGTTACTAGGCTCTTGCTGGTTTCCATGCTATAAGCGTACAGGTCTTAGACAATCCCAGAGTTTTCTCTTCCTAACGTTGATTGATCTTGGTGGGGAATCAAACTTTGCACCTCTGGCCTTGAGAATACCATACGTCCAAGCAACCACAGAGGTGGTCTAAATCAGAAGTGAATACATCGTCAGAACCGCATTGAGTTTTCCATTAAACTGTCTATAAACAGAGGGCCAATTGCAAATAGCCACAGCATATTCCGTATGAGTCATGTCCTGGCTTAACCACAAAGGGCCTGCTGCACACCCCCAGACTCCCAGAAGCCAAAgccagatgagatggttgaatggcatcaccaactcgatggacatgaatctgaacaagacccaggtgttggtgatggacaggaaagcctggtgtgcagtccatggggtcgcaaagagtaggacaggactgaatggCTGAAGTGAAATGGAGTGCTTCCTCCCTCCCAATACACTGCAGACACTCCGTAGGAAGCATAGAGAAAACCTAATGACCATGATTGGGTACTGTATACCAATCACAAGAAAAAGTATGAGAGGACTGAGACTCTGTACGTTATCTTCATAGTCTATCCTCAGTACTCAAAGGAGTGCCGGACACAAACAGCAGCTCAGTAAGTACTGAAACAAGTGAACGCTGACAGGATTATAATCATGACAGTTGCCATAGAAACACTGCCTGAAGCAGATACTCTTCAGAGAAGTCAGGCTGTATATTAAGACCAGTGGAAGCAAGTTGTGCCTTTGAAACTGGCAAGGCAATGCAATCATTTCCCCTCAGGCTTGCACAACAGTTTACAACTTCATCCATTTTAATAGGCCCCATTCTATCATATTAAGACTTGGTCATCAGGATAAACTTTCCTAGGCCTCCACTTTGGAAGCTTACATTTGCATATTTTATCCCACAGGTGTGAAGTTGCCATGTATGTAAATTTTCAGCTTCCTCTTTGGGGAGGATATATTCCATTCAAAGAGTTGCAAGGGTAACGTGTAGTTTACCCATTGGGGCTATTGGTTTATTTCTAACACCTGCTGCTTAAAAGTCTGTAGAACTGAACttttatatggtttttttttttttttaagaaaaagatcgAAGATATTTCGATACTAGCTTTTTCCCAAAGAGCACACATACCTCCGGTTTCTCTTAATATGAGTATAAGAGCATGTAGGGgtgtagttttgttttatttcagaacTTCTCTTTCTTGAATTCAGAGCAAGCACTGTGTctgaagtaaacaaacaaaatgggTATGTGCATTTCTTTTCAGGAAACGAATAGGATTTCGGGTGAGTTATCACCTGACCTTCCAGTCTGTACTAATGTGTTAACATGCACACAAAGAGTAAGCTCCAGGTGATAGAAGGAGCTGTAGCCTCATTCTCACCACAGCCTAGACTCTACTTTTAGGCTTCCAATTTTCGCTGGGGAAAATCCAACCAGTACTCGGAGTGTGCAAGGCTGTGGAGAATCACAGCCAAGCTCTGTGTGAATCAGTCTGCGTGGCTGTGAAGGAATTGCggactgaattgaatttttcaactaaatattttctttcaatttctccATTGAACTtatcataaaataatatatatttttctgatctACATAAGGATTTTCTTCGAAATATCCAAGGAAGCATCTTTTCAGCCCATCTCTATGATAAATGGCTTGCTGTTATTGATCAAGGGAATGAGGAGGAGAAAATAACTGCGACCCAGAGGTAATGCTGCACTAATTACTCAACTCTGAGAAAACACAACCAACATACTCTTAGGAAAATATCAGCTTATAGTTTACAGCTGTGTCCTCTGAAATAATGAGCAGTATCAAGTGCTTTCACTTGAGGATACCCCTGGAAGCCAGTTTGAAGAGAGATGCATGCCTTATTGGCGACACTGTGTTTTTCTCCTAATCTTATTAACATGGAATGCTTGACCATTTTACACCTTCTGAATACGTGAAACTGTTGGAGATGAAATCCACTGGCATAGAAAGAGATGATAAAGAACCAATCCGCCAGGGGTATGGTCTTAAATACAAACACATAACTAACCAGAGTAGGGCTTATCTGGTTCAGGAATTAAAATCAGTGAAACATTTTTGTATGCATTCATGCCTGGCACTGTGAGAATGGACTGTGTACATGGTAGGAAAAGAAGTACTGTGTTCTCTGTATTTCCACATACTAAGCAAAATGACTCGCTTTATTCATAAGTGCTTTTTCTGTCATTAGGCTTGTAGACCAGCTACCGAAAGCCAATGTAGTGTTGTTGCGATACCTTTTTGGAGTGTTACACAACATTGAGCAACATTCCTCATGCAATCAGATGACAGCTCATGATTTATCCTTGTATCTTACCCCAAGCATCCTTTGTCTGCTTAATTCTGGAAGCTCAGCATTTGAAAATGTCACCAAAAAGGTAACAAGATCTCTCATTTTATGCCTTGTGGGGCAGAGTCCCCATTTTGAACCTGAAGTCTGTGGTATTAATGCTAGTGAACCCGTGTTTTAAAGTGCACATTTTAATTACACCGCCTTGGAGTGGCAGAGTCCTACTCTGGTTGGGCATGGGAAGGTGTCTTTTAACTGAGAACAGCTGAGTCACTTctcccttgccatccaagggattaAACAACAGAGAGGTAAGAGTAGGATGATATGATAGAAAAGAACCTGGCTTTGGAACCGGAGAGCCAAGGTTCAACTCTCAGCCTCATCACTGAGGGTGTAAGAGCCTCCAAACTGTGAGTTCATCATTACACAACGATGACAGACCCAATACATCTGGTCCCTGTCGGCACATCTTAGGCGGCCTGGGCCATACGAGCACCCGAGGCTCCACACACGCTGGCCGCACTCTGCCAGTTGTGGCTCATTCAGGAAAATACTTGGCTTCTATTGTGTCTCCGCTAGAGGATGAGGAAGCTAGTAAAATATTTCAGAACATCCTAACAGAGCCATAACATGCCTAATAAGATCACAGCTCTTCTCCAAGCTCCCCTAGACAGCAAGTGGGAGGCAAGGAAatgtagacagacagacagacatgttTTCTCTCCAGAGGCTTTCTTCCTTCACAACCCcactcctgccccccaccccacacagaaACCTCTCCACCTAACTTTCCGAGATTTCTTCACTGAAgtgaatttcacaatttgtgttgtttttggtACTTATAAGTTTTAATAAGATGCTATATATAAATTCTATATcattaaaactagaaaaatatataaaactaaataaaactcAATAAGAGAATATACATTTTTGTCCCAAACATCCTATGTGGGCTACTTACAAATCATCCTAGTTTTAAGCATGTAACCATCATTACAAAATTTTAGCTATTAAACCAGCCCACATTTTATAACTTTAGCCCAATgactaaaagaattttaaaattattgcccAATGTACTCTTGCAAGTATCATTTCTTAGAAATAACTGATgtacatacataatatatatagataatgtatgtatatatacatccatatatacatatatttaatcaaGTCTGAATTTTTCTCAGACCTCTTTTGGATTTTGTGTAAGAACCCAGGTTCACGTATGAAACGTGATTTACTATTACACCATATGTACAGTAATATGCCATTTTTTTTGCCCCATTGTGTTACAGGTTTCTCTGATACAATTCCTCATTGAAAACTGTCTCAAGATATTTGGAGAAGATATCACTTCTCTCTTTGGAGAGAACTCAGTGAGTTGTGAGAACAGTGATATCACTGATAACAGTGAGATTTCAGGTAGGTGAATAATGTAACTGGCTTTGATGCAAAAGACAGCAAGGCTGCCAGGGCTCCATGGGAGATCCTAGAGCCCAAATCACATTGTAAGGGCAGTAATTTCCATCTGCTCCAAGACATGGGAAGTTTCCCGCTTGTGAGATCAAAGAAAGGATAACACTGTTCTGATTTCGAGAAGCAACTAGTACAGCTTTAGGAGACATCacggttcagttgagttcagttgctcagtcgtgtccgactctttgtgaccccaaggactacagtgACCCCGAGTCCTTGGGGTCgaggactgcagcgtgccaggcctccctgtgcatcaccaactcccggagcttactcaaactcatgtccatcgaatcggtgatgccatccaaccatctcatcctctctcgtccccttctcctcctgccttcaatctttcccagcatcagagtcttttccaaagagtcagttcttcacatcaggtggccaaaacagtGGCGTTTCAGCTCTAGCTACCGTGAGATtgttgtgtttggggtggcctttctgtattctggcagcttgtggttcctctttattgtggaggttcctcactgtggctggggttttgcaggcGGCttctcaaggtttcctggttagggaagcttgcgtccatgttctggtgggtggggctggatttctctctggagtggaatgaagtgtccagtagtgagttttgagatgactgtgggtttggtgtgacttagggcagcctgtatattgatgCTCGgggctatgttcctgcattgctagagaat
This window of the Capra hircus breed San Clemente chromosome 6, ASM170441v1, whole genome shotgun sequence genome carries:
- the LOC108636259 gene encoding rho GTPase-activating protein 20-like → MLSFINQKGPFTEGIFRKSASIKSCIALKEKLNAGHNVNLDDESVLVVSSVLKDFLRNIQGSIFSAHLYDKWLAVIDQGNEEEKITATQRLVDQLPKANVVLLRYLFGVLHNIEQHSSCNQMTAHDLSLYLTPSILCLLNSGSSAFENVTKKVSLIQFLIENCLKIFGEDITSLFGENSVSCENSDITDNSEISGR